A single Elaeis guineensis isolate ETL-2024a chromosome 15, EG11, whole genome shotgun sequence DNA region contains:
- the LOC105058369 gene encoding transcription termination factor MTERF8, chloroplastic, with product MLLPKLSASFLRCNTTTTTLLAFFHRRRLGHLLLFSTSTAGGNGESPSHKPQFLVEYLVSSCRFPPDKAAEVSKPLSHLKSTEKPKSVVDLLRSYGFEDAHLRKLVSLNPRCLCHDAEKTLVPKMRAFLDMGFSPSDLIPLILSNPSVLNLRIDQILLKIEVWKNLLGSTDLLMKLLKRNEWFFGCSVEKTVLPNISLLRDCGITDERLATIVRKRPTFITQRTESLRALVDRVDELKMPRSSGLFVWAIQIVRMVSRARFQAKMELMKSLGWSESEFLAAFRKAPLFLSVSERVMRRKMEFWVKEAGCKPSYLALNPQLLMYSLEKRSIPRVRALEILKSKGLLRRKSQLQSIMSISEQDFIKKYVLCHKEEGPKLYKLYTSGLNQPTPLS from the coding sequence ATGCTGCTGCCCAAACTCTCCGCCTCCTTCCTTCGGTGTaataccaccaccaccaccctcCTCGCATTCTTCCACCGCCGCCGCCTCGGACACCTCCTCCTTTTCTCCACCTCCACCGCCGGCGGCAACGGCGAGAGTCCATCTCACAAGCCCCAATTCCTTGTTGAATACCTCGTGAGCTCCTGTCGGTTCCCGCCGGACAAGGCGGCTGAAGTCTCCAAACCCCTCTCCCACCTCAAATCCACCGAGAAGCCGAAATCCGTGGTGGATTTATTGAGATCTTACGGTTTCGAGGACGCCCATCTCAGAAAGCTTGTATCTTTGAATCCCAGATGCCTCTGCCACGACGCCGAGAAGACCCTGGTCCCAAAGATGCGAGCTTTTCTGGACATGGGCTTCTCCCCCTCCGACCTCATCCCCTTGATCCTTTCCAATCCCAGCGTACTCAATCTCCGCATCGACCAAATCCTGCTCAAGATTGAGGTGTGGAAGAATCTACTAGGCTCCACCGATCTTCTGATGAAATTGTTGAAGAGAAACGAGTGGTTTTTTGGCTGCAGCGTCGAGAAGACCGTCCTTCCTAACATATCGCTCTTGCGGGACTGCGGCATCACGGATGAGAGGCTAGCTACGATTGTGAGGAAGCGCCCTACCTTCATTACTCAGAGAACGGAATCGCTCCGAGCTTTGGTTGACCGTGTCGACGAGCTGAAGATGCCCCGCAGCTCGGGCTTGTTCGTGTGGGCCATTCAGATCGTccgtatggtgagcagagccaggtTCCAGGCCAAGATGGAGCTCATGAAGAGCTTGGGGTGGTCGGAGTCAGAGTTCCTCGCTGCATTCCGAAAAGCGCCACTCTTCCTATCTGTCTCTGAAAGGGTGATGCGAAGAAAGATGGAGTTTTGGGTGAAGGAAGCCGGGTGCAAGCCCTCCTATCTTGCCCTCAACCCACAGCTTCTTATGTATAGCTTGGAGAAGAGGTCGATTCCTCGGGTTCGTGCACTGGAGATTCTAAAGTCAAAAGGGTTGCTCAGAAGGAAGTCCCAGCTGCAGAGCATAATGAGTATATCAGAACAGGATTTTATCAAGAAGTATGTTCTCTGCCACAAAGAGGAAGGGCCTAAACTGTATAAACTGTATACTTCTGGCCTCAATCAACCAACCCCTTTATCCTGA
- the LOC105058368 gene encoding transcription termination factor MTERF8, chloroplastic codes for MKSIALGGEGDAMSLAKLSSAFLRRGGTNSLLPLLHCQRLGGLLFFSSAITGAASEGHNSFHRPHFMVAYLVNSCGLSSAEASKATKFLAHLKSTERPDAFLGFMRNRGFDDAGLRKVVSRRPRFLCCGDAEKLLAPKFQLFQELGFSGSDLTRLFLSNPHILKLSLHRTIQPRLEFWTALLGSKEHLLKVLRISAWFLNTSIEKIVMPNLSLLRECGISDQKTALVLRKSPLLILRSPQKLRALMERVDGMGVPRSSGMFLRALQAINRLSEAKFNAKRCLLKSLGWSEVEFFAAFRKDPLFVTNSEKTLSVKMAFLVKEVGYGPSDVALRPKLLMHSLEKRLKPRHRVTQMLEASGFPSGKYEFTTIMNFSDKVFMDKFVIPHKEKVPGLLEMYAATCGKIGTI; via the coding sequence ATGAAAAGCATAGCGCTTGGAGGGGAAGGGGATGCGATGTCGCTGGCCAAGCTCTCCTCCGCCTTCCTCCGCCGTGGCGGCACCaacagcctcctccccctcctccactGCCAACGCCTCGGTggccttctctttttctcctccgcCATCACCGGCGCCGCCTCCGAGGGACATAACTCATTCCACAGACCCCATTTTATGGTTGCTTATCTTGTCAACTCCTGTGGCCTCTCCTCCGCCGAGGCGTCCAAAGCCACCAAATTCCTCGCCCACCTTAAATCCACCGAGAGGCCAGATGCGTTCCTCGGATTCATGAGAAACCGCGGTTTCGACGACGCCGGTCTCAGAAAGGTCGTATCTCGCAGACCCAGATTTCTCTGCTGCGGCGACGCCGAGAAGCTCCTGGCCCCAAAATTCCAATTATTCCAGGAGCTGGGCTTCTCTGGCTCCGACCTCACCCGTTTATTCCTTTCCAATCCCCACATTCTTAAGCTCAGCCTCCACCGCACCATCCAGCCCCGGTTGGAGTTCTGGACGGCCCTCCTCGGCTCCAAGGAGCACCTCTTGAAGGTCCTCAGGATCAGCGCATGGTTTCTCAATACCAGCATTGAGAAGATCGTCATGCCCAACCTCTCACTGCTGCGGGAGTGCGGCATCTCGGATCAAAAGACGGCTTTGGTGTTGCGCAAGTCTCCCTTGTTAATCCTCCGAAGTCCCCAAAAGCTCAGAGCTTTGATGGAGCGGGTCGATGGGATGGGAGTACCCCGCAGCTCGGGGATGTTCTTGCGGGCTCTCCAGGCTATCAACCGCCTCAGTGAGGCTAAATTCAATGCTAAACGATGCCTCCTGAAGAGTCTCGGGTGGTCAGAGGTCGAATTCTTTGCTGCCTTCCGCAAGGACCCACTATTTGTGACAAATTCTGAGAAGACGTTGTCGGTCAAGATGGCtttcttggtgaaggaagttGGTTACGGGCCATCGGATGTTGCTCTCCGCCCGAAGCTCCTGATGCATAGCTTGGAGAAGAGGTTGAAGCCTCGGCATCGAGTCACGCAGATGTTGGAGGCGAGTGGGTTTCCTAGTGGTAAATATGAGTTCACCACCATTATGAATTTTTCAGATAAAGTGTTCATGGACAAGTTTGTTATCCCACACAAGGAGAAGGTTCCAGGACTGTTAGAGATGTATGCTGCTACATGTGGCAAGATAGGAACCATATAA